A DNA window from Engystomops pustulosus chromosome 10, aEngPut4.maternal, whole genome shotgun sequence contains the following coding sequences:
- the LOC140103627 gene encoding histo-blood group ABO system transferase 2-like: MHGTWKKMLPPRSYVIWTLVVFIVFLAGLCIQNTDRVFQAKQEQPIVFPDRLVEKSIELEHCERKLLLNTVKKRTMALNVLSTWLAPIIWDGTYDINVLNNQHNETRIGLFVFAVKKYIRFLLPFLESAERYFMVGHKVTYYVFTDKVNDVVKPKMAEGRILQLHDVAADQRWQDVSMRRMETLTVFTKERMPKEIDYLVCADVDMVFNDHVGVEILGDLVATIHPALFLFEPEGFTYERRPISAAYVPHGQGDFYYMAALYGGKVDEIYKLSMACHKGIEEDKKKDIEALWQEESHLNRYLVYNKPTKILSPEYIWDTDLPNGEFIKRKRFLAVRKNHQEVRN; the protein is encoded by the exons CATACAGAACACAGATCGCGTGTTTCAGGCTAAACAAGAACAGCCTATTGTCTTCCCCGATAGATTGGTAGAGAAATCTATAGAGCTGGAGCACTGTGAAAGGAAGCTTCTTTTAAACACGGTCAAGAAGAG AACAATGGCTCTGAACGTCCTCTCTACATGGCTTGCTCCGATCATCTGGGATGGAACGTATGACATAAATGTTTTAAATAATCAACACAATGAAACAAGAATTGGTCTCTTTGTATTTGCAGTCAAAAA GTATATTCGTTTTCTCCTGCCATTCCTTGAGTCTGCAGAACGTTACTTCATGGTTGGCCATAAAGTTACTTATTATGTGTTCACGGACAAGGTCAATGATGTAGTCAAACCCAAAATGGCTGAAGGTCGTATCTTACAGCTTCACGATGTGGCTGCTGACCAACGCTGGCAGGATGTGTCCATGAGAAGAATGGAAACCCTAACAGTCTTCACCAAGGAGCGTATGCCCAAAGAGATTGACTACCTGGTGTGTGCTGATGTGGATATGGTATTCAATGATCATGTAGGAGTGGAAATACTTGGAGACCTGGTGGCTACAATCCATCCGGCACTTTTTCTTTTTGAACCAGAGGGATTTACTTATGAACGTAGACCAATTTCTGCAGCCTATGTCCCACATGGGCAGGGAGACTTCTATTACATGGCTGCTCTCTATGGGGGAAAAGTGGATGAAATATACAAACTCAGCATGGCATGCCACAAGGGTATAGAAGAGGACAAGAAAAAGGACATTGAAGCTTTGTGGCAAGAGGAATCTCATCTCAACAGGTATCTAGTGTACAACAAACCGACCAAGATACTTTCCCCAGAATACATCTGGGACACTGACCTACCTAATGGAGAATTTATCAAGAGGAAGAGGTTCTTAGCTGTGCGCAAGAACCACCAAGAAGTGAGGAACTAG